Below is a genomic region from Microbacterium esteraromaticum.
CGTCAACGAGCTGATCCGCCGCCGGCACGCGCGCGCCGCCGACCTCGCGGCCGACCTCGACGTCGCGGCCAACACCCTCAGCTTTCACCTTCGCGTCCTTGCCGACGCCGGCCTCATCGAACCCGATCCCGAGCACGCGCGCGATCGGCGCGACCGGGTCTGGAAGCCGGCTGAACTGCACGCCCTCGAGCTCGGCTCACCCGATCACCCCATCGAGGACACCGCGGCCGGGGCTGCCTTCGTCCGACTGGTCATGGACGAGCACGCCGACCTGCTGCGCCGCGTAGCCAGTTGGACGCCGGAGTACACGCAGGGCCGCGACCCGGTGGTCCGCGGCACGTTCCAGCAGCGCCATGCCCGCCTCACCCGTGCGGAGTTCGAGAAGGCGATGACCCGGGTCGACGAGGTCTTCCGTGAGATCGAAGAGGCGCACGATGAAGCCGATCCCGCCAGCCTCTTCTGGCAGATCGACATCCTCGCAGCGGACGAGACGATCTGACCGGCTCGCGGGGGGCCGCCGCGCGGCCCCCCGCTCGCCTAGGGAGTCGCCCTGCGCAGAGTGAGGTACGAGACGGCCATGAGTCCGACCACCCCGACCAGGCCCCAGAGGGCGATCCCCAGCGCGCCGAGCTCACCCAGCACTCTGCCGACCTGCATCCAGAGCTCGAGCCTGGTGATCACGAAGGCTACGGCGACCAGCAGCAGACCGATTCCGACGCCGACGAGCGAGATGGTCATCGCCCCCCACCGCTTGTAGATCGTGGCGCCCGTGAACCCCGTGACGAAGAAGAACAGCGCGAGGGTGAAGAAGATCACGAACGCACCGGCGGGACCGGCGGTCCACAGGTCGGGCAGGTGGAACACCCATCCGTTGACGCCCCACCCGTCGGTCAGCAGCTCGATGCCTCCGCCGATCAGGAAGAGCAGTCCCATGAATGCACTGCTGATGACCGCGGTCAGCATCGTTCCGATGAAGAACTCTCGGCGGGTGATGCTGATCGCCTGCGAGAACGGGAACGTCAGGGTCATCGCCGACATCCCCACGCCGAAGAACACCCACAGCGGGGCCTGGCCGCCACCGCCGTACTTCGGGGTGTCGACGGGGATCATCGCGTAGATGAGCACGGAGAGCACGACGGCTCCGGCGAGAACGATGAGCGGCACCCAGATCAAGGGGGCTCGGTTGATCATCTGCAGTCGGACGACATTGAATACGCGTCGCATCAGCGGACCTCCTCGGCAAGAGCGGGCGTGGTGGTGGAGCGCGCCTGGGCGGCGTTCTGGGTGAGGCGCACGATGAGCTGCTGCAGCGATACCGGCGCGAGGTCGAGATCGGCCTCGGCTACGGCGGCGCGGTCGGCATCGGTGAGGTGACCGAGCACGGTGACGGATGCCACTCGGCCGAGCGATTCGCGATGAAGGACCTCGCGTCCTTCGGCCCACGCCTCGACCTTGGCGGCATCGCCGACGACCGTCGACGCACGCCCCCGCACCGCATCCGTGTCCTCGTCGAGCAGCACCCTGCCCTCGTCGATCACGATGACCTTCTCGATGAGGTTCGACACCTCGTCGATCAGGTGGGAGGAGAGGATGACGGTGCGCGGGTGCTCGGTGTAGTCCTCGAGCAGGCGGTCGTAGAAGATCTGACGCGCGACGGCATCGAGACCGAGGTACGGCTCATCGAAGAAGGTGATCTCGGCGCGGGATGCGAGGCCGATGATCACACCGACGGCCGACAGCTGGCCGCGCGACAGCTTCTTGATGGTCGTCTTCATCGGCAGCTGGAAGTCTGCGATCAGACGCTCGGCGAAGGTCTGGTCCCAGTTGTCGAAGAACATCCGGGCGGCGCGGAACGCATGCGTCGGCGTGGCGTCGTCGGGGTACTTCTGGCTCTCGCGCACGAAGCAGATGCGGCTGAGCACGCGCGCGTTCTCGTACGGGCGCTCGCCGAACACCAGGGCATCGCCGGATGTGGCGAAGTTCTGCGCGGTGAGGATCGACATCAGCGTGGTCTTGCCGGCGCCGTTGCGGCCCAGCAGCCCGTAGATGGCATCCTTCTCGATCGACAGCGAGACGCCGTCGAGAGCGAGCTTGTCCTTGTAGCGTTTGGTGACGTTCCGAACCTCGATGACAGCGGTCATGCGCGGCTCCTTTCTGTCGATGCGTGTTCATCCGCACGCCGCACTCGCTCGCGCAGCAGGGCGGTCAGGTCTTCGGCGCCGAGGCCCAGCGTCGCCGCCTCGGCGATGAGCGGGTCGATGTACCGCTCGGCGAACGCGGTGCGCCTCTCGGCCAGCAGGATGTCGCGTGCGCCGGCGGCGACGAACATCCCGATCCCGCGACGCTTGAGCAGGATGCCCTTGTCGACCAGCATGGCGACGCCCTTCGCGGCCGTGGCCGGGTTGATCCTGTAGAACGCGGCGAGCTCGTTCGTCGAGGGGGCCTGGTCGTCCTCGCTGAGCGTGCCGTCGAGGATGGACTCCTCGATCGACCCGGCGATCTGGAGGAACAGCGGCCTGGCTTCGTCGATCACGTCGCCTCCGGTTAGATGGTTGGTTACTTAACTAAGTAACCACATGACCGGCGATGGTGTCAAGCCCCGGATACGACGGCGGGCGAGTACAGCGGCCGGGTCAGGTCATCGAGAAGTCGTAGCGGGCCGGAACGGGGCGGTCGGGGAACGCCTG
It encodes:
- a CDS encoding winged helix-turn-helix domain-containing protein, with the translated sequence MPDDTKSSGHQGVTTMTSAMLKALANPLRRRIVNELIRRRHARAADLAADLDVAANTLSFHLRVLADAGLIEPDPEHARDRRDRVWKPAELHALELGSPDHPIEDTAAGAAFVRLVMDEHADLLRRVASWTPEYTQGRDPVVRGTFQQRHARLTRAEFEKAMTRVDEVFREIEEAHDEADPASLFWQIDILAADETI
- a CDS encoding ABC transporter ATP-binding protein, whose translation is MTAVIEVRNVTKRYKDKLALDGVSLSIEKDAIYGLLGRNGAGKTTLMSILTAQNFATSGDALVFGERPYENARVLSRICFVRESQKYPDDATPTHAFRAARMFFDNWDQTFAERLIADFQLPMKTTIKKLSRGQLSAVGVIIGLASRAEITFFDEPYLGLDAVARQIFYDRLLEDYTEHPRTVILSSHLIDEVSNLIEKVIVIDEGRVLLDEDTDAVRGRASTVVGDAAKVEAWAEGREVLHRESLGRVASVTVLGHLTDADRAAVAEADLDLAPVSLQQLIVRLTQNAAQARSTTTPALAEEVR
- a CDS encoding GntR family transcriptional regulator — encoded protein: MIDEARPLFLQIAGSIEESILDGTLSEDDQAPSTNELAAFYRINPATAAKGVAMLVDKGILLKRRGIGMFVAAGARDILLAERRTAFAERYIDPLIAEAATLGLGAEDLTALLRERVRRADEHASTERSRA